The following coding sequences lie in one Phragmites australis chromosome 8, lpPhrAust1.1, whole genome shotgun sequence genomic window:
- the LOC133926676 gene encoding leucine-rich repeat receptor-like serine/threonine/tyrosine-protein kinase SOBIR1, with protein sequence MASAASKSLVVPVCVVTLLFLVSVVECYDGRHVVESSAVARRSRLGTKHVHHGRTAVPHRYVLAEKSNGTGGVAGSKNRSLPVTATSSPTLAPPAEQGRHHRSHKHRVRNWVIGFVVGSLAGFILGLVLSVLFRMALNCIRGLFQTRSGAMIFTPKLIKRAEHLAFLEKEDGLASLPVIGRGGCGEVYKAQLPVEREGEEPRFIAIKKIKKQSVDTPNNLSDEESRQLDKWSRQIQSEIRTVGHMRHRNLLPLAAHVPRPNCHYLVYQYMKNGSLHNALKADGDGGSTVLPWPVRLRVAAGVAAGLEYLHVSHRPQIIHRDLKPANILLDDDMEPRIADFGLAKAMPDAHTHVTASNLAGTWGYIAPEYHQTLKFTAKCDVYSFGVILAVLATGKEPSDEFFTQVEEVGLVKWLRRVMRSGDHAEAIDPAIAGDGYEEQILLVLRIAVLCTVDDPKERPTAKDVRCMVSQIFFCRNRAGDLPILD encoded by the coding sequence ATGGCGTCAGCGGCGAGCAAGTCACTCGTCGTTCCCGTCTGCGTCGTCACGCTCCTGTTCCTAGTCTCCGTCGTGGAATGCTACGACGGCCGCCATGTTGTTGAGAGCTCGGCCGTGGCGCGCCGCTCCCGCCTGGGGACCAAGCACGTGCACCACGGCCGGACTGCGGTGCCGCACCGGTACGTGCTCGCGGAGAAGAGCAACGGGACCGGAGGTGTCGCCGGTTCCAAGAACCGCAGCTTGCCGGTGACCGCCACCTCGTCACCGACTCTCGCCCCTCCGGCCGAGCAGGGCCGGCACCACCGCAGCCACAAGCACCGGGTGCGCAACTGGGTGATCGGCTTCGTGGTTGGGTCCCTCGCCGGCTTCATCTTGGGGTTGGTGCTCTCCGTGCTGTTTCGTATGGCACTGAACTGCATCCGCGGGCTGTTCCAAACGCGGTCTGGAGCCATGATCTTCACCCCGAAGCTGATCAAGCGTGCCGAGCACCTGGCGTTCCTCGAGAAGGAGGacgggctggcctcgctgccCGTGATCGGTCGTGGCGGGTGCGGCGAGGTGTACAAGGCGCAGCTCCCCGTGGAGCGTGAAGGGGAGGAGCCCAGGTTCATCGctatcaagaagatcaagaagcAATCCGTCGACACGCCGAACAACTTGAGCGACGAGGAGAGCCGGCAGCTGGACAAGTGGTCGCGGCAGATACAGTCGGAGATCCGCACGGTGGGGCACATGCGTCACCGTAATCTGCTACCTCTGGCAGCGCACGTGCCGCGGCCCAACTGCCACTACCTCGTCTACCAGTACATGAAGAATGGAAGCTTGCACAACGCGCTCAAGGCCGATGGCGATGGCGGCAGCACCGTGCTGCCATGGCCGGTGCGCCTCCGCGTGGCGGCCggcgtggcggccgggctggagTACCTGCACGTCTCGCACCGGCCGCAGATCATCCACCGCGACCTGAAGCCGGCCAACATCCTGCTCGACGACGACATGGAGCCCCGCATCGCGGACTTTGGACTGGCCAAGGCTATGCCGGACGCGCACACGCACGTGACCGCGTCCAACCTGGCGGGTACGTGGGGTTACATCGCGCCGGAGTACCACCAGACGCTCAAGTTCACGGCCAAGtgcgacgtgtacagcttcggcgtGATCCTGGCGGTGCTGGCGACGGGGAAGGAGCCATCGGACGAGTTCTTCACGCAGGTGGAAGAGGTCGGGCTCGTCAAGTGGCTGCGCCGCGTGATGCGGTCGGGGGACCACGCGGAGGCCATCGACCCAGCCATCGCCGGCGACGGGTACGAGGAGCAGATCCTGCTGGTGCTGCGCATCGCCGTCTTATGCACCGTCGACGACCCCAAGGAGCGGCCCACAGCCAAGGACGTCCGGTGCATGGTGTCACAGATTTTTTTTTGCCGAAACCGGGCAGGAGATCTGCCGATTTTAGATTAA